A window of the Phaseolus vulgaris cultivar G19833 chromosome 5, P. vulgaris v2.0, whole genome shotgun sequence genome harbors these coding sequences:
- the LOC137833976 gene encoding uncharacterized protein, translated as MLVLGDAGGVQDDIGEHDGVEPHGVEIVVVEGDVKDGVDSHNEEEEGCAGVEPKGDVEDGGGADFGEHHGVEGVVEDDDEEEEGRAGVEPESVEGHVEDDGGEDISEHHGVEGVVEGDDDEEEGCAGLEPEGFDGHVEDDGGEVEKYDEEKEGHGGQGIGAAIHEDMECDHDGGDDYTIKANKEMTKDSNYHSHYEKSSQLSSEDPTRRRNGQILEYQMFFLLVFLRMKQVVNKLGSL; from the coding sequence ATGTTGGTTTTAGGTGATGCTGGTGGTGTGCAAGATGATATTGGTGAGCATGATGGGGTGGAGCCTCATGGTGTGGAAATTGTGGTTGTTGAAGGTGATGTTAAGGATGGTGTGGATTCTCATAATGAAGAGGAGGAAGGTTGTGCTGGTGTGGAACCTAAAGGTGATGTTGAGGATGGCGGTGGTGCCGATTTCGGTGAGCATCATGGTGTGGAAGGTGTGGTTGAGGATGATGATGAGGAGGAGGAAGGTCGTGCTGGTGTGGAACCCGAAAGTGTTGAAGGTCATGTAGAGGATGATGGTGGTGAGGACATTAGTGAGCATCATGGTGTGGAAGGTGTGGTTGAGGGAGATGATGATGAGGAGGAAGGTTGTGCTGGTCTGGAACCCGAAGGTTTTGATGGTCACGTTGAGGATGATGGAGGTGAGGTTGAGAAATATGATGAAGAAAAGGAAGGTCATGGTGGTCAGGGTATTGGTGCGGCTATTCATGAAGACATGGAATGTGATCATGATGGTGGGGATGATTATACAATCAAAGCCAACAaagagatgaccaaggactcaaattaccattcacactatgagaagtcatctcaactttcaagtgaagaccccaccagaaggagaaatgggcaAATACTAGAATATCAAATGTTCTTCCTACtggttttcttaagaatgaaacaagttgtaaataaattgggttcACTTTAA
- the LOC137835174 gene encoding uncharacterized protein, giving the protein MEARLQSLELNREEMHQNHERRTPPPIRHSSRHSHSSYGYYEDNPRSRHHHHEERCQHVVGPCSPNVKLPSFSGESDPNVYLGWEAKVDQIFNVHGVRDEHRVRLASLEFLDYAMQWWHQYIMDIDLHKRPPVVSWNDLKACLRARFVPPHFRKDLMLKLQRFHQGTLSVDDYFKQLDTLLIRINMDESEEAKIARFVSGLRRDIQDVVELQEYSSLENVVHLASKIEHQLARKNAFKNSSKDNYYHSSWKNKNNSFSTIPSNDSTFKSRESKPSTSNSRPKSPPKSSSKKCFKCLSYGHIASNCPSKRAMYMHDGVDSSEHGSESSRHSSPSRSPSESESESPHEGDLLVIRRMLGQVLKPFDETQRENIFHSRCLISDKICSLIVDGGSCANVASTRVVDKLGLPTISHAKPYKLQWLSEVGEIVVNKQVLITFSIGKYKDEVLCDVVPMEATHILLGRPWQFDRKKFHDGFTNKISFNFHGHKVILKSLSPKEVHEDQVKMREKREKENDIKNSKRSLLMSTQQVQKVIVTHKPIFLAIPRTIKCESAKDSPTCLDNLVKEYDDMFQDPPKGLPPLRGIEHQIDFMPGVSLPNSPAYRTNSKETKRGNEKTNEVHDQSSHNTLSTNSIFLTRATPIRYPSSLSCSLPKVPTYTPYWIKNVKDDFSYLLVFQIISFLNNLFQLGQCIGHLFLHSQRFKVISQVCLFLLVFSYLIAN; this is encoded by the coding sequence atggaagcacgactccaaagtttggagttaaaccgagaagaaatgcatcaaaaccatgagagaagaactcctcctcctattcggcattcttcaaggcactcccattcttcttatggttattatgaagacaatccaaggtcaagacatcatcaccatgaagagaggtgCCAACATGTGGttggcccttgttctcctaatgtaaaacttcctagttttagtggtgaaagtgatcccaatgtatacttaggatgggaggctaaggttgaccaaatttttaatgtacatGGGGTAagagatgagcatagggttagattagcttctttagaatttttggactatgccatgcaatggtggcatcaatatatcatggacattgacctacacaagaggccgcccgtggtctcttggaacgatttgaaagcatgtttacgcgctagattcgtacccccacactttaggaaagacctaatgttgaaactccaacggtttcatcaaggcacgctaagtgtggatgattactttaaacaactagacacgcttttaattcgaattaatatggatgagagtgaggaagctaagatcgctaggtttgtgagtggccttcgaagggacattcaagacgtggtagagttacaagaatattcttctttggaaaatgtggtgcaccttgctagtaaaattgaacatcaacttgcaaggaaaaatgctttcaaaaattcttctaaggataactactaccactcttcttggaaaaataaaaataactctttttcaacTATCCCTTCTAATGACTCTACTTTCAAatctagagagtctaagccttccacttccaattctaggcctaaatcaccacctaaatcgtctagtaagaagtgttttaaatgcttaagctatggacatatcgcttctaattgcccttctaaacgagctatgtatatgcatgatggggtagatagtagtgagcatgggtccgaatcttctagacattcctcaccttctagatccccaagtgagagtgaaagtgaaagcccacatgagggtgacctattagtaataagacgcatgcttggacaagtgttaaaaccttttgatgaaacccaaagagaaaatatctttcattcaaggtgtcttattagtgATAAAATATGCTCTttaattgtggatggggggagttgtgcgaatgtggcaagcacaagagtggtagacaaacttggattgcctaccatctctcatgccaagccctacaagttacaatggttgagtgaggtaggtgagatagtagtgaacaaacaagtcctcattacattttccattggtaaatataaagatgaggtcttgtgtgatgttgttccaatggaagctactcatatacttttaggtaggccatggcaatttgatagaaaaaaatttcatgatggctttaccaacaaaatttcttttaacttccatggacacaaagtcattcttaagtctctctctccaaaggaagttcatgaggaccaagttaaaatgagagaaaagagagagaaagaaaatgatataaaaaattccaagagaagccttctcatgtccacacaacaagttcaaaaggtaatagttactcacaagcctatttttttagctattcctaggactattaaatgtgagtcggctaaggatagtcccacatgtttggacaatttggtaaaagAATATGACGatatgtttcaagatcctcctaaaggcttaccacctctaagagggattgaacaccaaatagacttcatgcctggggtttctttaccaaatagccctgcatataggaccaattccaaagaaactaaaagaggaaatgaaaaaacaaatgaagtaCATGATCAATCGAGTCATAATACCCTCTCaactaattcaatttttttgactcgtgctacgcctataaggtatccttcttctttgtcttgttcattacccaaggttcctacttatacaccatattggataaagaatgttaaggatgatttttcataccttctagttttccaaataatatcatttctaaacaatcttttccaacttGGGCAATGTATAGGACATCTTTTTCTGCACTCCCAACGTTTCAAAGTGATAAGTCAagtttgcctatttcttcttgtattctcTTATCTAATTGCAAATTGA